A stretch of DNA from Bacillota bacterium:
CTTCCCGCCTGATGTCTCCTTACCGGCTGTCGCTCCGTTTTTCATCTTACAAGTACCCTGGAAGACTGCTCCTTCTTCAACGACCAGTGTCGCTACATCAACGTCGCCAATTAATTTTCCTGTGCTGCCAATTTCCAAGCGGCCACTTGTTCGAACGTTGCCGATAATCTCTCCGCTCAATAAGATATGCCGGGCTTGGATGTTAGCTTTAATCTGGCCCGTTTCACCGACCACCAGATCGCCTTTGGCCACAATTTCCCCTTGCAACTGCCCCTCGACTCTGAGGGATCCTTCGGTAATCA
This window harbors:
- a CDS encoding polymer-forming cytoskeletal protein; this translates as MFNKKRETEINIEKIETIIGKSVVFEGRLITEGSLRVEGQLQGEIVAKGDLVVGETGQIKANIQARHILLSGEIIGNVRTSGRLEIGSTGKLIGDVDVATLVVEEGAVFQGTCKMKNGATAGKETSGGKQKANNYDQK